The Arvicola amphibius chromosome 4, mArvAmp1.2, whole genome shotgun sequence genome includes the window CCGGCGACTTCTTGGCCCGCTATCGGCAGGTGTCCCACAAGCTCAAGAAGCGATTCCTGCGGAAGCCGAACGTCGCCGAGGCCGGGGAGCAGTTCGCGCAGCTGGCCCGTGAGCTGCGCGCCCAGGAGTGCCTGCCCTACGCCGCTTGGTGCCAGCTGGCCGTGGCGCGCTGCCATCAGGCGCTCTTCCACGGGCCCGGGGAGACGCTGGCCCTCACCGAGGCCGCCCGACTCTTCCTGCGGCAGGAGTGCGACGCCCGCCAGCGCCTCGGCTGTCCGGACGCCTGTGGCGAGCCTCTGCAGGCGGCCGCCAGCGCCCTGGGCGCCGCCGTGCGCCTTCACCTCGAGCTGGGCcagcccgccgccgccgccggtcTGTGCCTCGAGCTGGCTGCCGCCCTTCGCGCCCTGGGCCAGCCGGCCGCCGCCGCCGGTCACTTTCAGCGCGCTGCCCAGCTGCACCTGCCCCTGATGCCGCTAGCCGCGCTGCAGGCGCTCGGCGACGCCGCCTCCTGCCAGCTGCTGGCGCGCGACTACTCCGGCGCCCTGGCGCTCTTTACACGCATGCAACGTCTGGCACAGGAGCACGGCGGCCACCCGCTGCAGCACCCCGAGCCTCCTGGGCCCCAACCGCCCGCGTCGGGACCCCAGCCGAGACCTGGCTCGGCCCCGACTCTGCCCCTCCCGCTGCTCCCGGACCAAGCCCCAGGCTCTGCTGCGCCCTCTCCACGCACACTGGGTGCCTTCGCAGACATCCTTGTCAGGTGCGAGGTGTCCCgcgtgctgctgctgctgctcctgcaacCACCGCCTGCCAAGCTGCTGCCCGAGCATGCCCAGACCCTGGAGAAGTACTCCTGGGAGGCTTTTGACAGCCACGGCCAGGATAGCAGCGGCCACCTTCCCGAGGAACTGTTTCTGCTATTGCAGTCCCTGGTCATGGCTGCCCACGAAAAGGACATAGAAGGCATCAAGAAGCTGCAGGTGGAGATGTGGCCGCTGCTGACCGCTGAGCAGAACCACCTTCTTCACCTTGTTCTGCAGGAAGCCGTCTCTCCCTCGGGCCAGGGGGTCTGAAAAGTCACCCGAACCAAACAACCTTTcctcctggtaccaacttgttTCATCTTTGGGGACAGGTGATGGAAGATCTTGTGGTCTTGCTTCTGTGTTTTTCTCGATTCTATTGCCACCGTGGTAGTTTAGctgtgcttgcctagcttgtTACATAAATTAGTGCCCTCCAGGTCCATGCATACTGCCTCAAACGAGGTAAATTCATCCCATCCTTAAGTCTGAAGGAGACTGCACTGTGTAACAATCTGCTTTCTTTATGCGCTGGTCAGTTGCTGGATACTGTGTTGCTTCATTTCCCTGGTTGTTCTAAGTATAGAGACAATAAACACAGGAGGACAggtgttaaaacaacaacaaaaacaagagtcTGATGTGGGGTAAAGACCTAGAAGATCGGAGAGCCAGGAGCAGCCGCCAgtg containing:
- the LOC119812298 gene encoding 40-kDa huntingtin-associated protein-like; the protein is MAAGSASSLGGGAWPGSEAGDFLARYRQVSHKLKKRFLRKPNVAEAGEQFAQLARELRAQECLPYAAWCQLAVARCHQALFHGPGETLALTEAARLFLRQECDARQRLGCPDACGEPLQAAASALGAAVRLHLELGQPAAAAGLCLELAAALRALGQPAAAAGHFQRAAQLHLPLMPLAALQALGDAASCQLLARDYSGALALFTRMQRLAQEHGGHPLQHPEPPGPQPPASGPQPRPGSAPTLPLPLLPDQAPGSAAPSPRTLGAFADILVRCEVSRVLLLLLLQPPPAKLLPEHAQTLEKYSWEAFDSHGQDSSGHLPEELFLLLQSLVMAAHEKDIEGIKKLQVEMWPLLTAEQNHLLHLVLQEAVSPSGQGV